A single region of the Dunckerocampus dactyliophorus isolate RoL2022-P2 chromosome 3, RoL_Ddac_1.1, whole genome shotgun sequence genome encodes:
- the cngb1a gene encoding cyclic nucleotide-gated cation channel beta-3 isoform X3, translating to MINWMLKIAPRPPEPHPQRPQEQECAAAPPPVAAVPGTEKKASVQEVESSGSRVMSWIKDSVEKVVPQPEAHAASKMAAPETTEAAPSAKVPPTDAAQTPQRETETPPKVMGWIVGGLGRMLPRPAHQQDADDDACQPTQEKSELVLLDLEEQAENQTGRENHKRLDVNQTEAEQVGDEHLIPLMEDIKKEAGQVVLAHMEGRLQQQRLEAARLAEEMARRAAQEAVRQLEVEHSAKIVIESLPESIEQLPNILEEENEDEPECLPEGGALSPVGPQEASLLTDRKKSHRQAHTSSNQLPTGIEVANEAGLLLQGGKCLTLPEIITPLSDAPASELRGTVGHSDDEDDRVKGGLKSWTSQGDLLTADARPPSAASVGSVVVQDRLSELVRLFKGRTERHKDRLIDPDESEQESPTASPSKAPPPPPPPPGEDKMSSLATGTEEEDTGFQFELLGYPVKIPKPPPVPKWLRAMAAFRFPSSIDPFTDLIYVVWLFFVVAAWNWNVWLIPVRWAFPYQSAENIHLWLLADYICDLIYITDILVFQPRLQFVRGGDIVCDKKAMRENYMTTERFKMDVISLFPMEVFYYFTGVNSLLRFPRLLKYQVFFEFNDRMEAVMKKAYIYRVIRTSTYLLYSLHINACLFYWGSDYEGLGSTKWVYDGQGNAYIRCYYFAVKTLITIGGLPDPTTVFEICFQLINYFVGVFAFSIMIGQMRDVVGAATAGENYYRACMDSTVKYMNSYNIPQEVQNRIKTWYDYTWKSQGMLDEQELLVQLPAKMRLDIAVDVNYAIVSKVALFQGCDRQMVFDMLTRLKSVVYLPGDFVCKKGEIGREMYIIKQGEVQVVGGPDLQTVFVTIRAGSVFGEISLLAGGGGNRRTANVKAHGFANLFILDKKDLAEILVHYPESQKLLRKKAKTMLTKDKKPDEKEQGQDEAEVIPARPDTPKMFKAALRVTEQAGMEGTFAKLKKSYKDSEGETLPASSPLHQNLAEPADTSPIITVTQQREEEELLSVEVPPSEGQEVDGKKTVEEGGVHRK from the exons GACACCCCAGCGTGAGACGGAGACGCCGCCAAA GGTGATGGGATGGATCGTGGGCGGGCTGGGTCGCATGCTGCCTCGCCCGGCGCACCAGCAG GACGCCGATGATGACGCCTGCCAGC CCACTCAGGAGAAGAGCGAGCTGGTACTGCTGGACCTGGAGGAGCAGGCGGAGAATCAAACCGGCAGGGAGAACCACAAGCGTTTGGACGTAAACCAG ACCGAAGCAGAACAG GTCGGAGACGAGCATCTGATTCCGCTGATGGAGGACATCAAGAAGGAAGCGGGCCAAGTGGTCCTGGCTCACATGGAGGGAAG GCTGCAGCAGCAGCGTCTGGAAGCGGCGCGCTTGGCGGAGGAGATGGCGAGGAGGGCGGCGCAGGAGGCAGTCCGGCAGCTCGAGGTGGAGCATTCAGCCAAGATTGTCATCGAGTCGCTGCCCGAGTCCATTGAGCA ACTTCCAAACATCCTGGAGGAGGAAAACGAGGACGAGCCAGA GTGTCTGCCTGAAGGTGGCGCTCTAAGCCCAGTCGGGCCCCAGGAAGCTTCTTTGCTGACAGACAGGAAAAAGAGTCACAGACAAGCGCACACATCGTCCAATCAG cttcCAACCGGGATAGAAGTTGCAAATGAAG CAGGTCTGCTCCTGCAAGGGGGAAAATGTTTAACACTCCCTGAGATTATCACGCCACTGAGCGATGCCCCCGCATCTGAGCTCAG AGGGACAGTTGGTCACTCAGACGACGAGGACGACCGGGTGAAGGGTGGACTCAAGTCCTGGACCAGTCAAGGCGACCTGCTGACTGCGGA CGCACGTCCTCCATCAGCAGCCAGCGTTGGCAGCGTGGTGGTCCAGGACCGCCTGAGTGAGCTCGTGCGGCTCTTCAAAGGTCGGACAGAACGCCACAAAGACCGCCTGATTGACCCAGATGAGTCGGAGCAGGAAAGCCCCACCGCCT CTCCTAGcaaagctcctcctcctcctccacccccacccGGAGAAGACAAGATGTCTTCCCTTGCCACAGGCACAGAGGAAGAAGACACAGGGTTCCAGTTTGAACTTCTAGGATATCCTGTTAAAATTCCCAAACCTCCCCCAGTGCCCAAGTGGCTTCGAGCCATGGCGGCATTCCGCTTCCCTTCGAGCATCGACCCGTTCACCG ATCTGATCTATGTGGTGTGGCTGTTCTTCGTGGTGGCGGCGTGGAACTGGAATGTGTGGTTAATCCCCGTCCGCTGGGCCTTTCCCTACCAAAGCGCAGAGAACATCCACCTGTGGCTGCTGGCGGACTACATCTGTGACCTCATCTACATCACAGATATCCTGGTCTTCCAGCCCCGCCTGCAGTTCGTGCGCGGGGGTGACATTGTG TGCGATAAAAAAGCCATGAGAGAAAACTACATGACCACAGAGCGATTCAAG ATGGATGTCATCAGTCTGTTCCCCATGGAGGTCTTCTACTACTTTACGGGAGTCAACTCTCTGCTAAGATTCCCTCGCCTGCTCAAG TACCAGGTGTTCTTCGAGTTCAACGACAGAATGGAGGCGGTGATGAAGAAGGCCTATATCTACAG GGTGATCCGGACCTCCACCTACCTGCTGTACTCGCTGCACATCAACGCATGTCTCTTCTACTGGGGCTCTGACTACGAAGGACTGGGCTCCACCAAGTGGGTCTACGACGGACAAGGAAACGC TTACATCCGCTGTTACTACTTCGCCGTCAAGACCTTGATCACCATCGGAGGGCTGCCGGACCCGACCACCGTCTTCGAGATCTGCTTCCAGCTCATCAACTACTTTGTTGGCGTCTTCGCTTTCTCCATCATGATCGGACAA ATGAGAGACGTGGTCGGAGCGGCCACGGCCGGGGAGAACTACTACCGAGCCTGCATGGACAGCACCGTCAAGTACATGAACTCCTATAACATCCCCCAGGAGGTCCAGAACCGCATTAAAACCTGGTACGACTACACCTGGAAGAGCCAAGGGATGCTGG ATGAGCAGGAACTGCTGGTGCAGCTTCCCGCCAAAATGAGATTGGACATTGCTGTGGATGTCAATTATGCAATCGTCAGCAAGGTGGCGCTGTTCCAg GGTTGTGATCGTCAGATGGTGTTTGACATGCTGACAAGACTCAAATCTGTCGTCTACTTGCCAGGAGACTTTGTGTGCAAGAAG GGCGAGATCGGCAGGGAGATGTACATCATTAAACAGGGGGAGGTCCAAGTGGTGGGTGGTCCAGACCTTCAGACGGTTTTTGTCACCATCAGAGCTGGTTCTGTCTTTGGAGAGATCAG TTTGTTGGCGGGGGGCGGAGGAAACAGACGCACTGCCAATGTGAAGGCGCACGGATTCGCCAACCTGTTCATTCTGGATAAAAAGGACCTAGCGGAGATCCTGGTCCACTATCCAGAATCCCAGAAACTTCTTCGGAAGAAGGCCAA GACCATGCTGACCAAGGACAAGAAGCCCGATGAAAAGGAACAAGGCCAAGACGAGGCCGAGGTCATCCCAGCCCGACCCGACACTCCCAAAATGTTCAAGGCAGCGTTGAGGGTGACGGAGCAGGCGGGAATGGAGGGAACCTTCGCCAAGCTGAAGAAGAGCTACAAGGATTCTGAGGGCGAG ACTCTGCCTGCATCCTCTCCATTGCATCAGAACCTAGCAGAGCCTGCTGACACCTCGCCGATCATCACAGTGACACAACAaagggaagaggaggagcttCTCTCAGTAGAGGTGCCGCCCTCGGAGGGTCAGGAAGTGGATGGGAAGAAGACGGTGGAGGAGGGTGGAGTGCACAGGAAGTAA